Proteins from a genomic interval of Conexivisphaerales archaeon:
- a CDS encoding FAD-dependent oxidoreductase — protein sequence MPVQKYDYLIVGGGISGAFAAYEIRKNDRKGSVAIISSETHLPYDRVPLSKEFVRWERGFDELFFRREGYYRRNDIDVILGHSAVRLERKEKTIVLDDGRKFRYGKVLLATGGKPRKLEIPGSGLEGVYYLRTVEDSVAIRQSIPYAEHAVVIGGGFIGCELAASLNSKGVDVTILEVTPQILGKAVDAKTSEWIKKYHESKGTKVLTNVKATSIDGKEGRVASVRTDTGKVLDADLVAIGVGIKLNSSIAESAGLKVENGVHVNEKMQADASDGIYAAGDIANFYLPLLDRRMRVEHYDVAEKQGRVAGINMSGGEGVYNEPPYFFSDQYDLNINAFGDLSHPSRIVTKGKMSREGFMQYYFEGKRLVALLAVNADWDEIEQEKAKIGEEHAELL from the coding sequence ATGCCTGTTCAGAAGTATGATTACTTGATAGTTGGCGGAGGAATTTCAGGAGCTTTTGCTGCGTATGAAATAAGAAAGAACGACAGAAAAGGATCGGTTGCGATCATAAGCTCCGAGACACATCTGCCATATGACAGAGTACCTTTATCAAAGGAGTTTGTTCGCTGGGAGAGAGGCTTCGATGAACTTTTCTTCAGAAGGGAGGGCTACTATCGAAGGAATGACATAGATGTAATACTGGGTCATTCTGCTGTCAGACTGGAAAGAAAGGAAAAGACGATTGTGCTTGATGATGGTAGGAAGTTTCGATACGGTAAGGTCCTTCTTGCTACAGGAGGAAAGCCCAGGAAGCTCGAAATCCCTGGCTCAGGCCTTGAAGGGGTCTACTACCTCAGGACTGTGGAAGACAGCGTTGCGATAAGGCAGAGCATACCCTATGCAGAACATGCAGTTGTAATAGGCGGAGGGTTCATAGGCTGCGAGCTAGCTGCCAGTTTGAACAGCAAGGGTGTTGATGTGACAATACTTGAGGTGACTCCGCAAATACTTGGTAAGGCTGTAGATGCAAAGACGAGTGAATGGATCAAGAAGTACCACGAAAGCAAGGGGACAAAGGTGCTGACCAATGTGAAGGCAACTTCCATAGACGGAAAAGAAGGGCGTGTAGCATCTGTAAGAACTGATACAGGGAAGGTACTTGACGCTGACCTGGTAGCAATAGGGGTTGGAATAAAACTGAACAGTAGCATTGCAGAATCTGCAGGTCTGAAGGTTGAAAATGGGGTGCACGTAAACGAAAAAATGCAGGCAGATGCAAGCGATGGTATTTATGCTGCGGGCGATATAGCCAACTTCTACCTGCCTCTTCTTGACAGAAGAATGAGAGTTGAGCATTATGACGTCGCAGAAAAGCAGGGTAGGGTTGCAGGGATTAACATGTCCGGAGGCGAAGGTGTGTACAATGAGCCCCCATACTTCTTCTCCGACCAGTATGACCTAAACATAAACGCCTTTGGGGACCTCTCCCATCCTTCCAGAATAGTCACAAAGGGAAAGATGAGCAGAGAAGGCTTCATGCAGTACTATTTTGAAGGAAAGAGACTTGTAGCACTACTAGCTGTTAATGCTGACTGGGATGAGATAGAGCAAGAGAAGGCGAAGATAGGCGAAGAGCATGCGGAGCTGCTGTGA
- a CDS encoding zinc ribbon domain-containing protein codes for MHRRAEDIPLTYVEPRNTSKECSRCGSIGIREGKLFKCLNGHVDHADVNASFNIALRPPSMESIGRLHADRDACKGSTDTPREATPRTTETSEPPKLQQGEYVSVQKCLCKNRKD; via the coding sequence ATGCATAGAAGAGCAGAAGATATCCCCCTAACCTATGTGGAGCCGAGAAACACATCGAAAGAGTGTTCTCGGTGTGGAAGCATAGGTATTAGAGAGGGAAAGCTGTTCAAGTGTCTGAACGGACACGTTGACCATGCCGATGTGAACGCATCGTTCAACATTGCGTTGCGTCCTCCTTCAATGGAAAGCATTGGTCGATTGCATGCAGACAGAGATGCATGCAAGGGGAGCACTGATACCCCCAGAGAGGCAACTCCGAGGACGACGGAGACCTCAGAACCCCCGAAGCTTCAGCAAGGGGAGTATGTCAGTGTGCAGAAATGTTTATGCAAGAATAGAAAAGATTAA
- a CDS encoding archaellin/type IV pilin N-terminal domain-containing protein: MSKRRAVTPVIATVILISVAVAIGIAVAFWAGAMTGQFSKYSKLQLSITTHYASGIAGGWNVTVAGRNQGSQDLTINQVDIDGIPYSSFAGAALNSSLPIPVHAGDSFSFILKIPNTAFQSGQDVQITVMTAEGVYYPLTVTLP; encoded by the coding sequence ATGAGTAAAAGGAGGGCGGTGACTCCAGTCATTGCAACTGTAATTCTGATCTCAGTCGCAGTCGCAATAGGAATCGCTGTCGCCTTCTGGGCTGGAGCCATGACAGGCCAGTTTTCAAAATACAGCAAACTTCAGCTTAGCATCACTACTCACTACGCCTCAGGGATTGCAGGAGGATGGAATGTGACAGTTGCTGGAAGAAATCAGGGTAGTCAGGACCTGACGATAAACCAGGTTGACATCGATGGCATACCATATTCTTCCTTTGCAGGGGCCGCGCTTAATTCTTCTCTGCCTATTCCGGTTCATGCAGGAGACTCATTCTCTTTCATCCTGAAGATACCGAATACAGCATTTCAGTCAGGCCAGGATGTGCAGATAACTGTTATGACGGCCGAAGGGGTTTATTACCCTCTGACTGTAACTCTTCCCTGA